ATATCGTGAGCCTGGATAAGATAAGGTCCATTTGTTGCAAGAATATATTTCTGCTTAAAGACAATTTTTTTTCTGAAAACGAACTTCGGGACGCCGGGATTGATGAATCTGATGGAGAACTGACAGATGAGCAGATCGGTTCTCTTGCTTCAATGTTTGCCGCCAAAGAGGCAGCAGTAAAAGCTATCGGGTTGCCATTCGACGTTGGTTTCGACTGGTCTGATATTGTTGTGAGCGGCAAGGATAACGTTACTGTCGAGACATCTGGGAAAATAAAAAAGTTCATAAGCCAGATTGGGATCATGAGGTTGACAGGAAGCGTTAGTGTATCCACTGCCTACAGTATGGCTTTCATAATAGGGGAATCAAAATGACCCGGGAAATGAGTCAAATAGACGTTGCTGAAATAGTAACTACTTCAATCAGGGAAGCGTTACTGGCACCTCAGGATATAATAGTTCCATCAGCTCGGTTATTTTCAGATTTGGAAGCGGAATCGATTGATATTGTTGATATCCGATTCCGTATTGAACAAGCAATAGGTTCTAAGATAGATCAGGGAGCAATGACTGACTA
This is a stretch of genomic DNA from Candidatus Zixiibacteriota bacterium. It encodes these proteins:
- a CDS encoding 4'-phosphopantetheinyl transferase superfamily protein, with protein sequence MVYGIGIDIVSLDKIRSICCKNIFLLKDNFFSENELRDAGIDESDGELTDEQIGSLASMFAAKEAAVKAIGLPFDVGFDWSDIVVSGKDNVTVETSGKIKKFISQIGIMRLTGSVSVSTAYSMAFIIGESK